One Pyrus communis chromosome 4, drPyrComm1.1, whole genome shotgun sequence genomic region harbors:
- the LOC137730851 gene encoding eukaryotic translation initiation factor 5A-2-like: MSDEEHHFESKADAGASKTYPQQAGTIRKNGYIVIKARPCKVVEVSTSKTGKHGHAKCHFVGIDIFTAKKLEDIVPSSHNCDVPHVNRTDYQLIDISEDGFVSLLTENGNTKDDLRLPTDDSLLTQIKDGFAEGKDLVVSVMSAMGEEQICALKDIGPK, encoded by the exons ATGTCGGACGAGGAGCACCACTTCGAATCCAAGGCCGACGCCGGAGCTTCCAAGACCTACCCTCAACAGGCCGGCACTATCCGCAAGAACGGTTACATTGTCATCAAAGCCAGGCCATGCAAG GTTGTGGAAGTTTCCACCTCCAAGACTGGAAAGCACGGTCATGCTAAGTGCCACTTTGTCGGTATCGACATCTTCACTGCCAAGAAGCTTGAGGATATTGTTCCATCTTCCCACAATTGTGAT GTTCCACATGTCAACCGTACTGACTACCAGCTGATCGATATCTCTGAGGATGGATTT GTGAGTCTGCTGACTGAGAATGGTAACACCAAGGATGACCTGAGGCTTCCAACCGATGACAGTCTGCTTACTCAG ATCAAGGATGGGTTTGCAGAGGGGAAGGATCTGGTTGTTTCTGTCATGTCTGCTATGGGAGAGGAGCAGATTTGCGCCCTCAAGGACATTGGTCCTAAATAG
- the LOC137731648 gene encoding protein ENHANCED DISEASE RESISTANCE 2-like, with amino-acid sequence MGVCVSKPHETINPHQKKVHRHGKRRSKGKKTKKVASVAIPDAPKRRSVSEFVHLDFEKGAATTCKRSEVSNGTYHLTQLQWNHSQIDANGGKGPGEAWFDSLSILESDSEDDFCSVHGDGFPLAGNIPNAQLLQYESASCIVDNGCKYEGFYESYLKIDGNARHSVEKTQVSFNDKSQKNPAVIMLYKRKSVDDSEGNSASDQKYLFRPRAGLRIPCSTEEKSAPGSWSPVPPSVFKLRGENYFKDKQKYPAANCSSYVPIGVDLFICPRKRDHIAQHLELPYVKPHDKVPSLLIVNIQLPTYPTTMFLGDSDGEGMSLVLYFKVNENLEKEISSQFQGSIMKFIEDETEKVKGFAKESLVPFRERLKIMAGLVNPDDLQLSSTERKLIHAYNDKPVLSRPQHNFFRGPNYFEIDLDIHRFSYISRKGLESFRDRLKNGVLDLGLTIQAQKQEELPEQVLCCLRLNKIDFVNHGHIPTLVTMDD; translated from the exons ATGGGCGTCTGTGTCTCAAAACCACATGAAACTATCAACCCTCATCAGAAAAAGGTCCACAGACACGGCAAGCGCCGGAGTAAggggaagaagacgaagaaggtTGCTTCCGTCGCCATCCCTGATGCGCCCAAAAGACGGTCTGTGAGTGAGTTTGTGCATCTTGACTTTGAGAAAGGTGCTGCAACCACCTGCAAGAGATCTGAGGTTTCTAATGGAACATATCATCTCACTCAGCTTCAGTGGAACCACAGTCAAATTGATGCAAATGGCG GGAAAGGCCCAGGGGAAGCATGGTTTGACTCACTAAGCATTCTGGAATCTGATTCAGAAGATGATTTCTGCAGTGTGCATGGAG ATGGGTTTCCTTTAGCAGGGAACATCCCAAATGCTCAATTGCTGCAGTATGAAAGTGCATCATGCATCGTAGATAATGGATGTAAGTACGAAGGGTTCTACGAAAGCTATCTAAAAATCGATGGAAATGCACGCCATTCTGTCGAGAAAACCCAAGTGAGTTTCAACGACAAGAGTCAGAAGAACCCGGCGGTGATCATGCTTTATAAGAGGAAGTCTGTTGACGACAGCGAAGGGAACA GTGCGTCCGATCAGAAGTACTTATTCCGTCCAAGAGCAGGACTTCGAATCCCTTGCTCAACTGAAGAGAAGTCAGCTCCGGGATCCTGGTCTCCAGTTCCACCTTCAGTATTCAAGCTCCGCGGCGAGAATTATTTCAA GGATAAACAGAAGTACCCTGCTGCAAACTGCAGCTCGTACGTACCAATTGGTGTCGATTTGTTCATCTGTCCCCGAAAGAGAGATCACATTGCTCAGCATCTTGAGCTTCCTTATGTAAAACCACATGACAAAGTTCCTTCCCTCCTCATTGTTAACATACAg TTGCCTACTTATCCTACAACAATGTTCCTCGGCGATTCAGATGGGGAAGGCATGAGTCTTGTGCTATATTTCAAAGTGAATGAAAACTTGGAAAAAGAGATATCATCTCAGTTTCAAGGTAGCATCATG AAATTCATTGAGGATGAGACCGAGAAGGTGAAGGGGTTTGCAAAGGAGTCTCTGGTTCCTTTCAGGGAAAGGCTAAAGATCATGGCTGGACTGGTCAATCCAGATGACCTCCAGTTGAGTTCTACTGAAAGAAAGCTCATACATGCTTACAACGATAAGCCGGTGCTTTCACGCCCCCAACATAACTTCTTCAGG GGGCCTAATTACTTTGAGATTGACCTGGATATACATCGGTTTAGCTACATATCCAGGAAAGGACTTGAATCATTCAGAGACCGTTTGAAGAATGGGGTACTTGATTTGGGATTGACAATCCAA GCACAAAAACAAGAGGAACTGCCGGAGCAAGTCCTGTGCTGTCTACGCTTGAACAAGATTGATTTCGTGAACCACGGTCATATTCCGACTCTCGTAACCATGGACGATTAA
- the LOC137731647 gene encoding probable WRKY transcription factor 3, translating into MTDNQEQPPGPPPPGSSQPSKPAATHDPPRPTITLPSRTSFESIFSSGAGGNTGPGLGLGFSPGPMTLVSNFFSDGDDCKSFSQLLAGAMTSPSPGEPGFPQLEKRNSGDNDGGSEFRFKQNRPPPMFSVPTPSGFLDSPGIFSPGQGPFGMTHQQALAQVTAQAAALSPSFFNFSAEFSTSFSTAPATSLTHPPSLTSDTMPPQEIPSGTPDSAVATKESSDIALSDQISQPSSFAVDKPNDDGYNWRKYGQKQVKGSEFPRSYYKCTHPNCPVKKKVERSVDGQITEIIYKGEHNHERPQSKRGKDPNANSQANSDMALQVHGGNSNKSKEGTGPYSMSKKRQESSQATHDNLSGTSDSEEVGGAETRVDEKDEDQPDTKRRNTEVRSELAPASAHRTVTEPRIIVQTTSEVDLLDDGYRWRKYGQKVVKGNPYPRSYYKCTFPACNVRKHIERASTDPKAVITTYEGKHNHEVPASKTSSHYTGNNNASNLRSVNPGTGKMDKIDLRNKDQQPIASLRLKEEQIT; encoded by the exons ATGACCGACAACCAAGAGCAGCCGCCGGGCCCCCCGCCGCCAGGATCATCGCAACCGTCGAAGCCCGCAGCGACGCATGATCCTCCGCGCCCCACTATTACTCTCCCGTCGCGCACCTCTTTCGAATCAATCTTCAGCTCCGGCGCCGGCGGGAATACTGGCCCGGGTCTGGGCCTGGGCTTCAGCCCCGGGCCCATGACTCTCGTCTCCAACTTCTTCTCCGACGGTGATGACTGCAAGTCCTTCTCCCAGCTGCTCGCCGGAGCCATGACGTCTCCATCCCCGGGGGAGCCGGGGTTCCCGCAGCTAGAAAAGCGAAATTCCGGCGATAACGATGGCGGCTCGGAATTCCGGTTCAAGCAGAACAGACCGCCGCCGATGTTTTCGGTCCCGACGCCGTCCGGGTTTCTCGACTCGCCGGGTATCTTCTCACCTGGCCAG GGACCCTTTGGGATGACACACCAGCAGGCGCTAGCACAGGTCACGGCTCAGGCTGCTGCACTCTCTCCATCGTTTTTCAATTTCTCAGCCGAGTTTTCAACGTCTTTCTCGACAGCACCCGCCACATCGTTGACGCACCCTCCATCCCTTACTTCCGATACAATGCCACCCCAAGAGATACCGTCTGGAACACCCGACTCTGCCGTTGCCACAAAAGAATCATCCGACATTGCCCTTTCGGATCAGATATCCCAACCGTCTTCATTTGCTGTCGATAAGCCTAACGATGATGGTTACAATTGGCGGAAGTATGGGCAAAAGCAGGTCAAGGGTAGTGAGTTTCCTCGAAGTTATTACAAGTGCACGCATCCAAATTGTCCGGTAAAGAAGAAGGTTGAACGCTCGGTTGACGGACAAATAACTGAAATTATTTACAAGGGCGAGCATAACCATGAACGTCCTCAGTCCAAGCGTGGAAAGGATCCGAATGCAAATAGTCAGGCGAATTCCGACATGGCTTTGCAAGTTCATGGTGGGAATTCGAACAAATCAAAAGAAGGGACAGGTCCTTATTCAATGTCTAAGAAGCGTCAGGAATCCAGCCAAGCAACACATGATAATTTATCCGGGACAAGTGACAGTGAGGAAGTAGGGGGTGCTGAAACCAGAGTGGATGAGAAAGATGAAGATCAACCTGACACCAAGAGAAG AAATACAGAGGTCAGGTCAGAACTGGCGCCAGCTTCTGCACATCGGACTGTGACAGAGCCTAGAATCATAGTGCAGACAACCAGCGAAGTCGACCTCTTAGACGATGGCTACAGGTGGCGAAAGTATGGGCAGAAAGTCGTTAAGGGCAATCCTTATCCACG GAGCTATTACAAATGCACATTCCCTGCATGCAATGTCCGTAAGCACATAGAGAGAGCCTCTACAGATCCTAAAGCTGTCATAACGACATATGAGGGAAAACATAATCATGAAGTACCAGCTTCTAAAACAAGCAGCCACTACACAGGCAACAACAACGCATCAAATCTAAGATCAGTCAATCCAGGAACTGGGAAGATGGACAAGATTGATCTTAGAAACAAGGACCAGCAGCCTATAGCCAGTTTACGTTtaaaagaagaacaaataaCATAG